The following proteins are encoded in a genomic region of Streptomyces lunaelactis:
- a CDS encoding GNAT family N-acetyltransferase has translation MEFTGGGRLIVRITPVDVGKRVSVRCLIGSGGGVEKFTDTVGVLTSWNEGVLLITRRTGETVRIAESSLVAGKVAPAAPARRRSPAADFEEVARVMARAWRPVESERLGEWELRASSGFTRRANSVLPLGDPGLPLGEALTHVRGWYEVRGLPAYVQTATGAVGTQEELCAQLEARGWWSEVSAEVRIAALAPVGDLEADVERVRLARSFDEAWLRRYQRSGTPGSHVLRVLGSGPSVWFATVAGEGDAPAAIGRCVVDGRWAGFMAVEVDPAHRRQGLATSVMTALARRALEEGASAAWLQVETDNDGARALYGGMGFAIHHRYHHFRSA, from the coding sequence GTGGAATTCACTGGCGGCGGACGGCTCATAGTCCGTATTACACCTGTTGACGTGGGAAAACGAGTGTCCGTGAGGTGCTTGATCGGCTCTGGAGGCGGGGTCGAGAAGTTCACCGACACGGTTGGCGTTCTCACATCATGGAACGAGGGTGTGCTGCTGATCACACGGCGGACGGGTGAGACTGTCCGTATCGCGGAATCGTCCCTGGTCGCGGGCAAGGTCGCGCCCGCCGCACCGGCACGCCGACGGAGTCCCGCGGCGGACTTCGAGGAAGTCGCGCGGGTCATGGCACGCGCCTGGCGGCCGGTGGAGAGCGAGCGGCTCGGCGAGTGGGAGCTGCGGGCGTCCTCCGGTTTCACGCGGCGCGCCAACTCTGTGCTGCCGCTCGGTGACCCCGGGCTGCCGCTCGGCGAGGCGCTGACTCATGTGCGCGGTTGGTACGAGGTGCGGGGCCTGCCCGCGTATGTACAGACGGCGACCGGGGCGGTGGGCACGCAGGAGGAGCTCTGCGCACAGCTGGAGGCCCGCGGCTGGTGGAGCGAGGTCTCCGCGGAGGTACGGATCGCGGCGCTCGCCCCGGTCGGCGACCTGGAGGCGGATGTGGAGCGGGTGCGGCTCGCGCGGTCCTTCGACGAGGCGTGGCTGCGGCGCTATCAGCGGTCCGGTACGCCGGGTTCCCATGTGCTGAGGGTCCTGGGCAGTGGCCCTTCGGTGTGGTTCGCCACCGTGGCCGGTGAGGGGGATGCGCCGGCGGCGATCGGCCGGTGTGTGGTCGACGGCCGCTGGGCGGGCTTCATGGCGGTGGAGGTGGACCCCGCCCACCGGCGCCAGGGGCTGGCGACGTCGGTGATGACAGCGCTGGCCCGGCGCGCGCTGGAGGAGGGCGCGTCGGCGGCGTGGCTGCAGGTGGAGACCGACAACGACGGGGCGCGTGCGCTGTACGGCGGCATGGGCTTCGCGATCCACCACCGCTATCACCACTTCCGGTCCGCGTAG
- a CDS encoding ATP-binding protein, which translates to MSLPLTRRIARAALLLAAGAAPVVGAAGSASAVDLQQAAPLGSLTALDAGGLGGTVDGASQQTSDLAGDTGGKAVKSTVPAAVKTVGKAGTTATPAAQKAAGDTAGSAGEVLGETAGSATGPVGGGLPTGSLPGGDLPATDQLPVKSLPLG; encoded by the coding sequence ATGTCCCTCCCCCTGACCCGTCGGATCGCCCGTGCCGCGCTGCTTCTCGCGGCGGGTGCAGCCCCCGTGGTCGGTGCGGCCGGCTCCGCAAGCGCCGTGGACCTTCAGCAGGCCGCCCCCCTGGGCAGCCTGACCGCACTCGACGCGGGCGGCCTCGGCGGCACTGTCGACGGTGCCTCGCAGCAGACGTCCGACCTGGCCGGCGACACCGGTGGCAAGGCGGTCAAGTCGACCGTTCCGGCCGCGGTCAAGACCGTCGGCAAGGCGGGCACGACGGCCACCCCCGCCGCCCAGAAGGCCGCCGGCGACACCGCGGGCAGCGCGGGCGAGGTGCTCGGCGAGACCGCCGGCAGCGCGACCGGGCCCGTCGGCGGCGGCCTGCCGACCGGCTCCCTGCCCGGTGGCGACCTGCCCGCCACCGACCAGCTGCCGGTGAAGTCCCTGCCGCTCGGCTAA
- the fdxA gene encoding ferredoxin: MTYVIAQPCVDVKDKACIEECPVDCIYEGSRSLYIHPDECVDCGACEPVCPVEAIFYEDDTPEEWKDYYKANVEFFDELGSPGGASKLGLIERDHPFIAALPPQNQ; this comes from the coding sequence GTGACCTACGTCATCGCGCAGCCTTGTGTCGACGTCAAGGACAAGGCGTGCATCGAGGAGTGCCCCGTCGACTGCATCTACGAGGGCTCCCGGTCCTTGTACATCCACCCGGACGAATGCGTCGACTGTGGGGCTTGTGAGCCGGTCTGCCCGGTCGAGGCGATCTTCTACGAGGATGACACCCCGGAGGAGTGGAAGGACTACTACAAGGCGAACGTCGAGTTCTTCGACGAGCTCGGTTCTCCCGGTGGTGCTTCCAAGCTGGGCCTGATCGAGCGCGACCATCCCTTCATCGCCGCGCTGCCGCCGCAGAACCAGTAG
- a CDS encoding DivIVA domain-containing protein, with translation MFLFLLIAMVVVVAAVTLAVVGGGDSAALPEVAPEQLVDPLPVTRPVGRADVDALRLPVAPRGYRMADVDDVLGRLGAELAERDARIAELESALAGAQATAGGRTDLFTKPGEERGQ, from the coding sequence GTGTTCTTGTTCTTGCTGATCGCAATGGTCGTGGTCGTCGCCGCGGTCACGCTCGCAGTGGTCGGCGGCGGCGACAGCGCGGCCCTGCCGGAAGTGGCGCCCGAGCAGCTCGTGGACCCGCTGCCGGTCACCCGCCCGGTCGGCCGCGCGGACGTCGACGCGCTCCGGCTGCCGGTCGCCCCCCGCGGCTACCGGATGGCGGACGTCGACGATGTGCTGGGCCGCCTCGGCGCCGAGCTCGCCGAGCGGGACGCGCGTATCGCCGAGCTGGAGTCGGCGCTGGCCGGCGCGCAGGCCACCGCGGGGGGCCGGACCGACCTGTTCACCAAACCGGGCGAGGAGCGCGGACAGTGA
- a CDS encoding DUF3117 domain-containing protein produces the protein MAAMKPRTGDGPLEVTKEGRGIVMRVPLEGGGRLVVELTPDEADALGDALKKVVG, from the coding sequence ATGGCGGCCATGAAGCCGCGGACGGGCGACGGCCCGCTCGAGGTGACCAAGGAGGGGCGGGGCATCGTCATGCGCGTTCCGCTCGAAGGCGGCGGTCGGCTCGTGGTCGAGCTGACTCCGGACGAAGCCGATGCTCTCGGCGACGCCCTGAAGAAAGTCGTCGGCTGA
- the dapE gene encoding succinyl-diaminopimelate desuccinylase: MPETVLDLTLDAPVLTARLVDFRSVSGEEKPLADAIEQALRALPHLTVDRFGNNVVARTDLGRAERVVLAGHIDTVPIAGNVPSRLDENGVLWGCGTSDMKSGVAVQLRIAATVPAPNRDLTFVFYDNEEVAAHLNGLGHVAEAHPDWLEGDFAVLLEPSDAQVEGGCQGTLRVFLRTTGERAHSARSWMGSNAIHTAAPILARLAAYEPRRPVIDGLEYREGLNAVRIEAGVANNVIPDECTVVVNYRYAPDRSMAEAEAHVREVFADCGVEEFIVDDHTGGALPGLGHPAAAAFMAAVGGTAQPKFGWTDVSRFSALGVPAVNYGPGDALFAHKRDEHVAVEKITHCEERLRDWLTA; encoded by the coding sequence ATGCCCGAAACCGTGCTTGACCTCACTCTTGATGCCCCTGTGCTCACTGCCCGTCTGGTCGACTTCCGTTCCGTCAGTGGCGAGGAGAAGCCTCTCGCCGACGCGATCGAGCAGGCGCTGCGCGCCCTGCCTCACCTCACCGTCGACCGGTTCGGCAACAACGTCGTGGCCCGCACCGACCTGGGCCGGGCCGAGCGGGTCGTCCTGGCCGGGCACATCGACACGGTTCCGATCGCCGGCAACGTGCCGTCCCGGCTGGACGAGAACGGCGTGCTGTGGGGCTGCGGCACCAGCGACATGAAGTCGGGCGTAGCCGTCCAGCTGCGGATCGCCGCGACCGTCCCCGCGCCCAACCGCGACCTCACCTTCGTCTTCTACGACAACGAAGAGGTCGCCGCACACCTCAACGGTCTGGGTCATGTGGCCGAGGCCCATCCCGACTGGCTGGAGGGCGACTTCGCCGTTCTGCTCGAGCCGTCCGACGCGCAGGTCGAGGGCGGCTGCCAGGGCACGCTGCGGGTCTTCCTGCGAACGACGGGGGAGCGGGCACACTCCGCGCGCAGCTGGATGGGGTCCAACGCCATTCACACGGCCGCGCCGATCCTGGCCCGCCTCGCCGCGTACGAACCGCGCCGGCCGGTGATCGACGGGCTCGAGTACCGGGAGGGGCTCAACGCCGTACGGATCGAGGCGGGCGTCGCCAACAACGTCATCCCCGACGAGTGCACGGTCGTCGTCAACTACCGCTACGCGCCGGACCGGAGCATGGCGGAGGCCGAGGCCCACGTCCGCGAGGTCTTCGCCGACTGCGGCGTCGAGGAGTTCATCGTGGACGACCACACGGGCGGCGCGCTGCCCGGCCTCGGCCACCCGGCCGCGGCGGCCTTCATGGCGGCCGTCGGCGGCACGGCACAGCCGAAGTTCGGCTGGACGGACGTCTCCCGCTTCAGCGCGCTCGGCGTGCCCGCGGTGAACTACGGACCCGGTGACGCGCTCTTCGCGCACAAGCGGGACGAGCATGTCGCGGTGGAGAAGATCACCCACTGCGAGGAACGGCTCCGCGACTGGCTCACTGCCTGA
- a CDS encoding enoyl-CoA hydratase/isomerase family protein, which yields MADSVLYDVSDGLATITINRPEAMNAMNTEAKVALRDSVQAAAADPAVRAVLLTAAGRAFCVGQDLKEHIGSLAADREAGTGSTMSTVREHYNPIVRALTEMPKPVVAGVNGVAAGAGLGFALAADYRVVADTAKFTTSFAGVALTADSGVSWTLPRLIGASRAADLLLFPRSFSAQEAYELGIANKLVPADDLAAEAVAVARALAEGPTVAYAGLKESMAYSAGHTLSEALDKEDELQTRAGASEDHTIAVQAFIAKEKPKYLGR from the coding sequence ATGGCCGACTCCGTGCTGTACGACGTGAGCGACGGACTCGCGACGATCACGATCAACCGGCCCGAGGCCATGAACGCGATGAACACCGAGGCCAAGGTCGCCCTCCGGGACTCGGTCCAGGCAGCCGCCGCCGACCCCGCCGTACGGGCGGTACTGCTCACCGCGGCCGGGCGCGCCTTCTGTGTGGGGCAGGACCTGAAGGAGCACATCGGGTCCCTCGCCGCCGACCGCGAGGCGGGCACCGGCAGCACCATGAGCACTGTGCGGGAGCACTACAACCCCATCGTGCGGGCGCTCACGGAGATGCCGAAGCCGGTTGTGGCCGGGGTCAACGGCGTTGCGGCGGGCGCGGGGCTCGGCTTCGCGCTGGCAGCGGACTACCGGGTCGTCGCCGACACCGCCAAGTTCACGACGTCCTTCGCGGGTGTCGCGCTGACCGCGGACTCCGGGGTGTCGTGGACGCTGCCCCGGCTGATCGGCGCGAGCCGCGCCGCCGATCTGCTGCTCTTCCCGCGCTCGTTCTCCGCGCAGGAGGCGTACGAGCTGGGCATCGCGAACAAGCTGGTGCCCGCCGACGACCTGGCCGCCGAGGCGGTCGCGGTGGCCCGCGCCCTGGCCGAGGGCCCGACCGTGGCGTACGCGGGGCTCAAGGAGTCCATGGCGTACAGCGCGGGTCACACGCTCAGCGAGGCGCTGGACAAGGAGGACGAACTCCAGACGAGGGCGGGCGCGTCGGAGGACCACACGATCGCGGTCCAGGCGTTCATCGCCAAGGAGAAGCCGAAGTACCTCGGCCGCTAG
- a CDS encoding TIGR00730 family Rossman fold protein gives MGNPEGPEGLRALEEQRLGPVLRRREQVQAGTTDQRLLDTEGDSEWVHTDPWRVMRIQSEFVEGFGALAELPSAISVFGSARTAPGTPDYDAGVRIGKALVEAGFAVITGGGPGAMEAANKGAREAKGISVGLGIELPFEQGLNQHVDIGVNFRYFFVRKTMFVKYAQGFVVLPGGLGTLDELFEALTLVQTRKVTRFPIVLFGTEYWRGLVEWLRDTVVGQGKASAHDLMLFHVTDDVEEAVAMVTKETGR, from the coding sequence ATGGGCAACCCCGAGGGACCCGAGGGATTGCGGGCGCTGGAGGAGCAGCGACTGGGACCGGTACTGCGCCGTAGGGAACAGGTGCAGGCCGGTACCACGGACCAGCGGCTGCTGGATACCGAGGGGGACTCCGAGTGGGTGCACACCGACCCCTGGCGGGTCATGCGCATCCAGTCGGAGTTCGTGGAAGGCTTCGGCGCGCTCGCCGAACTGCCCAGCGCCATCAGCGTCTTCGGCTCCGCCCGCACGGCGCCGGGCACTCCCGATTACGACGCGGGCGTCCGTATCGGCAAGGCACTGGTCGAAGCGGGCTTCGCGGTGATCACGGGCGGCGGCCCGGGCGCGATGGAGGCGGCGAACAAGGGGGCGCGGGAGGCCAAGGGCATCTCGGTGGGCCTCGGCATCGAGCTCCCCTTCGAGCAGGGGCTCAACCAGCACGTCGACATCGGCGTGAACTTCCGCTACTTCTTCGTCCGCAAGACGATGTTCGTGAAGTACGCCCAGGGCTTCGTGGTCCTGCCGGGCGGACTGGGCACGCTGGACGAGCTGTTCGAGGCGCTGACGCTGGTCCAGACCCGCAAGGTGACGCGCTTCCCGATCGTGCTGTTCGGCACGGAGTACTGGCGAGGCCTGGTGGAGTGGCTGCGGGACACGGTGGTGGGGCAGGGGAAGGCGTCGGCGCACGATCTGATGCTGTTCCACGTCACGGATGACGTGGAGGAAGCGGTGGCGATGGTGACGAAGGAGACGGGCCGGTAG
- the recQ gene encoding DNA helicase RecQ, which produces MSAPDLDTPPKASDALQVLHRVFGYSSFRGSQQEIIEHVVAGGDGLVLMPTGGGKSLCYQIPALVRKGVGVVVSPLIALMQDQVDALRALGVRAGFLNSTQDFDERRLVEAEFLAGELDLLYLAPERLRVESTVRLLERGTISLFAIDEAHCVAQWGHDFRPDYLALSALHERWPDVPRIALTATATEATHAEIASRLKLQDARHFVASFDRPNIQYRIVSKDDPKRQLLALLRAEHGGDAGIVYCLSRASVEKTAEFLVKNGIEALPYHAGLDARTRAENQARFLREDGLVMVATIAFGMGIDKPDVRFVCHLDLPKSVEGYYQETGRAGRDGLPSTAWLAYGLQDVVQQRKMIEGSEGDEAHRRRLSAHVDAMLALCETVECRRVQLLAYFGEESSPCGNCDTCLTPPESWDGTVPAQKLLSAVVRLKRERGQKFGAGQVTDILLGRKTAKVIQFDHDALSVFGIGTELREAEWRGVVRQLLAQGLIAVEGEYGTLVLTETSGEVLGGQRVVSLRREPEKKAAARTEKTSKKRAPVDLPEEALPVFEALRAWRAATAKEQGVPAYVVFHDATLREIAVTSPSTLTELGTLNGVGENKLAKYGQPILDTLAEAANGLSE; this is translated from the coding sequence ATGAGCGCTCCGGACCTCGACACCCCGCCCAAGGCGAGTGACGCGCTGCAGGTGCTGCATCGCGTCTTCGGTTACAGCTCCTTCCGGGGGAGTCAGCAGGAGATCATCGAGCATGTCGTCGCAGGTGGTGACGGGCTCGTGCTCATGCCGACCGGTGGCGGCAAGTCGCTCTGCTACCAGATCCCCGCGCTCGTGCGGAAGGGCGTGGGTGTTGTCGTCTCGCCGCTCATCGCGCTCATGCAGGACCAGGTTGACGCGCTGAGAGCGCTCGGGGTGCGGGCGGGGTTTCTCAACTCCACACAGGATTTCGACGAGCGGCGGCTCGTGGAGGCCGAGTTCCTTGCCGGGGAGCTGGATCTGCTCTACCTCGCGCCGGAGCGGCTGCGCGTCGAGTCGACAGTGCGGTTGCTGGAGCGCGGGACCATCTCGCTGTTCGCCATCGACGAGGCGCACTGTGTGGCGCAGTGGGGGCACGACTTCCGGCCCGACTACCTGGCTCTGTCCGCGCTGCACGAGCGCTGGCCCGATGTGCCGCGGATCGCGCTGACCGCTACCGCCACCGAGGCCACCCACGCCGAGATCGCGTCCCGGCTCAAGCTGCAGGATGCCCGGCACTTCGTGGCCAGCTTCGACCGGCCGAATATTCAGTACCGGATTGTGTCGAAGGACGACCCGAAGCGGCAATTGCTCGCGCTTCTGCGTGCCGAGCACGGCGGCGACGCGGGGATTGTCTACTGCCTGTCCCGGGCCTCTGTGGAGAAGACCGCCGAATTCCTGGTGAAGAACGGGATCGAGGCGCTGCCCTACCACGCCGGGCTCGATGCCCGTACGAGAGCCGAGAATCAGGCGCGCTTTCTGCGGGAGGACGGGCTGGTGATGGTGGCGACCATCGCCTTCGGGATGGGGATCGACAAGCCCGATGTGCGCTTCGTCTGCCATCTCGACCTGCCCAAGTCCGTGGAGGGGTACTACCAGGAGACCGGGCGGGCCGGGCGCGACGGGCTGCCGTCCACGGCCTGGCTGGCGTACGGGCTGCAGGACGTTGTGCAGCAGCGGAAGATGATCGAGGGCTCGGAGGGGGACGAAGCGCATCGGCGACGGCTCTCCGCGCACGTCGACGCCATGCTCGCGCTGTGCGAGACGGTCGAATGCCGGCGCGTGCAGCTGCTCGCCTACTTCGGGGAGGAGAGCAGCCCGTGCGGCAACTGCGATACGTGCCTGACGCCCCCGGAGTCCTGGGACGGCACCGTCCCCGCCCAGAAGCTCCTGTCGGCCGTCGTCCGCCTCAAGCGTGAACGAGGCCAGAAGTTCGGCGCGGGCCAGGTCACGGACATCCTGCTGGGCCGGAAGACGGCCAAAGTCATCCAGTTCGACCACGATGCGCTGAGTGTCTTCGGTATCGGTACGGAGCTGCGCGAGGCCGAATGGCGCGGTGTCGTACGGCAGTTGCTTGCGCAGGGGCTCATCGCCGTCGAGGGTGAGTACGGGACGCTCGTACTCACCGAGACGAGTGGTGAGGTGCTGGGCGGGCAGCGGGTCGTCTCGCTGCGGCGAGAGCCCGAGAAGAAGGCGGCGGCGCGGACCGAGAAGACGTCCAAGAAGCGAGCCCCCGTCGATCTGCCCGAAGAGGCCCTGCCCGTCTTCGAGGCACTCCGCGCCTGGCGGGCCGCCACGGCGAAGGAGCAGGGCGTGCCCGCCTACGTCGTCTTCCACGACGCGACGCTCCGTGAGATCGCGGTCACCTCTCCATCGACCCTGACGGAGCTCGGCACGTTGAACGGGGTCGGCGAGAACAAGCTGGCGAAGTACGGGCAGCCGATCCTGGACACTCTCGCCGAGGCGGCGAACGGCCTGTCCGAGTAG
- a CDS encoding bifunctional succinyldiaminopimelate transaminase/glutamate-prephenate aminotransferase, protein MSAVSSRLPVFPWDKLEPYKATAAAHPDGIVDLSVGTPVDSVPELIRKALVAAADSPGYPTVWGTAELRDALTGWVERRLGALDVAHTNVLPVLGSKELVAWLPTQLGLGPGDKVAYPRLAYPTYEVGARLARAEAVVYDDPRDLDPTGLKLLWLNSPSNPTGRVLAKDELIRIVAWAREHGVLVFSDECYLELGWEAEPVSVLHPDVCGGTYEGVVAVHSLSKRSNLAGYRAAFIAGDERVLGELLQIRKHGGMMTPAPVQAATIAALGDDVHVTEQRARYAARRAALRTALEAHGFRIEHSEASLYLWATRDEPCWDTVAHLAELGILVAPGDFYGTAGERFVRVAFTATDERVDAAVKRLA, encoded by the coding sequence GTGTCCGCAGTCTCTTCCCGCCTTCCCGTCTTCCCGTGGGACAAGCTCGAGCCGTACAAGGCGACGGCCGCGGCCCACCCCGACGGCATCGTGGACCTCTCCGTCGGCACGCCCGTCGATTCCGTCCCCGAGCTGATCCGGAAGGCCCTTGTCGCGGCCGCCGACTCGCCCGGCTATCCGACGGTGTGGGGGACGGCCGAGCTGCGTGACGCGCTCACCGGATGGGTCGAGCGGCGGCTCGGGGCCCTCGATGTGGCGCACACGAACGTTCTGCCCGTCCTCGGCTCCAAGGAGCTGGTGGCCTGGCTGCCGACCCAGCTGGGCCTCGGCCCCGGCGACAAGGTCGCCTACCCGCGCCTCGCCTACCCGACGTACGAGGTCGGCGCGCGCCTGGCCCGTGCGGAGGCCGTCGTCTACGACGACCCGAGAGACCTCGACCCCACCGGTCTGAAGCTGCTCTGGCTCAACTCGCCCTCCAACCCGACCGGCCGGGTGCTGGCCAAGGACGAGCTGATCCGTATCGTCGCGTGGGCCCGCGAGCACGGCGTACTGGTCTTCAGCGACGAGTGCTACCTGGAGCTGGGCTGGGAGGCGGAACCCGTCTCGGTCCTGCACCCGGATGTCTGCGGCGGTACGTACGAGGGCGTCGTCGCCGTCCACTCGCTCTCCAAGCGCTCCAACCTGGCCGGGTACCGCGCCGCGTTCATCGCGGGCGACGAGCGCGTGCTGGGCGAGCTGCTCCAGATCCGCAAGCACGGCGGGATGATGACCCCGGCGCCGGTGCAGGCGGCCACCATCGCGGCGCTCGGGGACGACGTGCATGTCACGGAGCAGCGGGCGCGGTACGCGGCCCGCCGCGCCGCGCTGCGTACGGCGCTGGAGGCGCACGGCTTCCGTATCGAGCACAGCGAGGCGAGCCTCTACCTGTGGGCGACGCGCGACGAGCCCTGCTGGGACACGGTGGCGCACCTGGCCGAGCTGGGCATCCTGGTCGCGCCGGGTGACTTCTACGGGACGGCGGGTGAGCGCTTCGTACGGGTGGCCTTCACGGCGACGGACGAGCGCGTCGACGCCGCGGTCAAGCGCCTGGCCTGA
- a CDS encoding transglutaminase-like domain-containing protein yields the protein MHDESPSPGAPGDRLRQFAEEARAERPDLALLCLLVGAVADPSVREEDLDAAQIELDRLAGLLPFGLVGPRAWAAALAELLGTRCDFRGSHGDYQRLESSLLHEVLRRRRGLPILLSVVWIEVARRAGAPVYGVALPGHFVVGFGDPHEQVLADPFAGGRRLTGPDAELLVAGATGAPLDPSMLTPADPLHVVVRILNNIRAWAATRPERSDVALWALDLSLLLPSHPARLRYERAQLLVQRGEFSAGAAEMDAYAEVVGAVDQTAADAIKGRARAARAMLN from the coding sequence ATGCACGACGAATCCCCCTCCCCCGGTGCCCCGGGCGACCGGCTGCGGCAGTTCGCCGAGGAGGCCCGCGCCGAGCGGCCCGACCTCGCGCTGCTGTGCCTGCTGGTGGGCGCGGTGGCGGACCCGTCCGTGCGGGAGGAGGACCTGGACGCGGCCCAGATCGAACTGGACCGGCTCGCCGGACTGCTCCCCTTCGGCCTGGTCGGCCCGCGGGCGTGGGCGGCGGCACTGGCCGAACTTCTGGGCACGCGCTGCGACTTCAGGGGCTCCCACGGCGACTACCAGCGTCTGGAGTCCTCCCTGCTGCACGAGGTGCTGCGCCGCCGCCGGGGCCTGCCGATCCTCCTCTCGGTGGTCTGGATCGAGGTGGCACGCCGCGCGGGTGCGCCGGTGTACGGGGTCGCGCTGCCGGGCCACTTCGTGGTCGGCTTCGGCGACCCGCACGAGCAGGTACTCGCGGACCCCTTCGCGGGCGGGCGCCGGCTGACGGGCCCGGACGCGGAACTGCTGGTCGCGGGCGCGACCGGCGCGCCGCTCGACCCGTCGATGCTGACCCCGGCGGACCCGCTCCACGTGGTGGTGCGCATCCTGAACAACATCCGTGCCTGGGCGGCGACCCGCCCGGAACGGTCGGACGTCGCACTGTGGGCGCTCGACCTGTCCCTGCTGCTGCCGTCCCACCCGGCACGCCTGCGCTACGAACGGGCCCAGCTGCTCGTACAGCGCGGGGAGTTCTCGGCGGGGGCGGCGGAGATGGACGCGTACGCGGAGGTGGTGGGGGCGGTGGACCAGACGGCAGCGGACGCGATCAAGGGGCGGGCGCGGGCGGCGCGGGCGATGCTGAACTGA
- a CDS encoding DNA-3-methyladenine glycosylase I, whose protein sequence is MTGAVPGPDGRLRCPWALSTEDYVTYHDEEWGRPLHGDDALFERLSLEAFQSGLSWLTILRRREGFRTAFDGFKIASVATFTDADKERLLADAGIIRNRAKIDATLANARLLADWPAGELDTLIWSYAPDAAKRPVPRTIADIPAVSDESTALSKALKKRGLRFIGPTTAYALMQACGLVDDHLSDCVARGKA, encoded by the coding sequence GTGACCGGCGCCGTACCCGGTCCGGACGGGAGGCTGCGCTGCCCCTGGGCCCTGTCCACCGAGGACTACGTCACGTACCACGACGAGGAGTGGGGCCGCCCGCTCCACGGCGACGACGCGCTCTTCGAACGGCTGAGCCTGGAGGCCTTCCAGTCCGGCCTGTCCTGGCTCACCATTCTGCGCCGCCGCGAGGGCTTCCGTACCGCCTTCGACGGCTTCAAGATCGCATCCGTGGCCACGTTCACCGACGCCGACAAGGAACGGCTCCTCGCCGACGCCGGGATCATCCGCAACCGCGCCAAGATCGACGCGACCCTCGCCAACGCGCGCCTGCTCGCCGACTGGCCCGCCGGCGAGCTGGACACACTGATCTGGTCGTACGCCCCCGATGCGGCGAAGAGACCGGTCCCGCGCACCATCGCCGACATCCCGGCGGTCAGCGACGAGTCCACGGCGCTGTCGAAGGCCCTCAAGAAGCGCGGCCTGCGCTTCATCGGGCCGACGACGGCGTACGCCCTGATGCAGGCGTGCGGCCTCGTCGACGACCACCTCAGCGACTGTGTGGCCCGCGGGAAGGCCTAG
- the folP gene encoding dihydropteroate synthase: MLRLGRREFDAHEPVIMAIVNRTPDSFYDQGATFRDEPALARVEQAVSEGAAIIDIGGVKAGPGEEVTAEEEARRTVGFVAEVRRRFPDVVISVDTWRHDVGEAVCEAGADLLNDAWGGVDPKLAEVAARYGAGLVCTHAGGAEPRTRPHRIAYDDVVADILRVTVSLAERAVELGVRRDAIMIDPGHDFGKNTRHSLEATRRLGELVDTGWPVLVSLSNKDFVGETLDKPVKERVIGTLATTAVSAWLGARVYRVHEVAETRQVLDMVATIAGHRGPAVARRGLA, encoded by the coding sequence ATGCTGCGGCTGGGACGGCGCGAATTCGACGCGCACGAGCCGGTGATCATGGCGATCGTGAACCGGACACCGGACTCCTTCTACGACCAGGGCGCGACCTTCCGCGACGAGCCCGCGCTCGCCCGCGTCGAGCAGGCGGTGTCGGAGGGCGCGGCCATCATCGACATCGGCGGGGTGAAGGCGGGCCCCGGCGAGGAGGTGACGGCCGAGGAGGAGGCGCGGCGCACGGTCGGCTTCGTGGCCGAGGTGCGCAGGCGGTTCCCGGATGTGGTGATCAGCGTCGACACCTGGCGGCACGACGTGGGTGAGGCGGTCTGCGAGGCGGGCGCGGATCTGCTGAACGACGCGTGGGGCGGGGTGGACCCGAAGCTGGCGGAGGTCGCGGCGCGGTACGGAGCGGGCCTGGTGTGCACGCACGCGGGCGGCGCGGAGCCGAGGACCCGGCCGCACCGGATCGCGTACGACGACGTCGTGGCGGACATTCTGCGGGTGACGGTCTCGCTGGCGGAGCGGGCGGTGGAACTGGGCGTCCGCCGGGACGCGATCATGATCGACCCGGGTCATGACTTCGGGAAGAACACGCGCCATTCGCTGGAGGCGACGCGGCGCCTCGGGGAGCTGGTGGACACGGGCTGGCCGGTGCTGGTCTCGCTGTCGAACAAGGACTTTGTCGGCGAGACGCTGGACAAGCCGGTGAAGGAACGGGTGATCGGGACGCTGGCGACGACGGCGGTGTCGGCGTGGCTGGGGGCGCGGGTGTACCGGGTGCACGAGGTGGCGGAGACGCGTCAGGTGCTGGACATGGTGGCGACGATCGCGGGGCACCGGGGGCCGGCGGTGGCGCGGCGAGGGCTGGCGTAA